GATCAGCTCCGCCGAAGCGGGCATCGCCGGTGCGCGGTAGCCCTGGTGCAGATGGTCCTGCGTGGCGGCCAGCAGCAGGTCGGCGCGGCCCGCGGTGAGCGCGGCGGTGAGCAGCGCGGCCCGGCCGGCCGTCCGCGCGGCGTCCGCGTGCGGCACGAGCTTGGGCAGCAGACCCCGCGCGACCTCGGTCGACAGGCCCTCGTCCGGGACGAAGGCGACGGCCCGCACGGCCGGCGCCGGGTCCACCCGCAGCGCCCGCGCGGCGGCCGCGGAAGCGTCGGAGATTTCACCCGCCTGGTCCAACCAGGCGATGGTGAAGCCGCCGCGCAGGCAGGCCGCCACGTTGTCGGGGTGCCCCTCCAGCTCGGTGGCCAGCTGGAGCACCTCCTCGTCGGACAGCGTCGCCCCGACGGTCAGGGCGCGCGCGGCGACGATGCCGGCGCAGATCGCCGCCGCCGAGGAGCCCAGGCCCCGGGCGTGCGGGATCCGGTTGGCGCAGACCAGCTCCAGGCCCGGCGGCCGGGCCCCGAGCCGGTCGAACGCGGCGCGCATGGCGCGCACCACGAGGTGGCCCTCGTCGCGGGCGACCGTGTCGGCGCCCTCTCCGGCGACGTCCACCCGCAGCCCGGAGTCGGCTATCCGGACCATCACCTCGTCGTACAGCCCGAGCGCCAGGCCCAGGGAGTCGAAGCCGGGTCCGAGGTTCGCGCTGGTGGCCGGTACGCGGACGCGCACCGGGGCGGCTCGGAAGACAGGGCTCGGCATTGTGCTCCGTTCGTGCTGAGAGATCGAAGGCTCAGCTGTATCAGAACATTCCTTAGGCGAGGCTGAGAGCCTCGGCCACCGCCGTCACGTCGGCGGGCACGGCCGCGGGCAGCGGCGGGGCGGCCTTGACCGCCCACTCCGGGTCCTTCAGGCCGTGTCCGGTGACCGTGACGACGATCCGCTTGCCGGCCTCGAGCCGGCCCGCACGGGCCATCTTGAGGATTCCGGCGACACCGGCGGCGGACGCCGGCTCGACGAAGACGCCTTCCTCGGCCGACAGCACGCGGTGCGCGGCCAGGATCTCCTCGTCGGTCACCGCTTCGATGACCCCGGTGGAGTCCTCGCGCGCGGCGACCGCCAGGTCCCAGGACGCGGGGTTGCCGATGCGGATCGCAGAGGCGATGGTGTCCGGGAACTCGACCGGCGCGCCGTGCACGAGCGGGGCTGCGCCGGCGGCTTGGAAGCCGAACATCCGGGGAGTGCGCGAGGCCTGACCTTCCTTCGCGTACTCCTGATAACCGAGCCAGTAGGCGGAGATATTCCCGGCGTTGCCGACCGGCAGCGCGTGGATGTCAGGGGCGTCGCCGAGCACGTCGACGACCTCGAAGGCGGCGGTCTTCTGGCCCTGCAGCCGGACCGGGTTCACCGAGTTCACCAGCGCGACCGGGTACTTGGCGGCCAGTTCGCGGGCCAGCCGGAGACAGTCGTCGAAGTTGCCCTCGACCGGCAGCTGGGTCGCGCCGTGCGCCAGCGCCTGGGCCAGCTTGCCCAGCGCGATCTTGCCGGCCGGCACCAGCACCACCGGCTTGAGCCCGCCGCGCACCGCGTAGGCGGCCGCCGAGGAGCTGGTGTTGCCGGTCGAGGCGCACACCACCGCCTCGGCCCCGGCCTGCTTGGCCAGCGAGATCGCGGTGGTCATGCCGCGGTCCTTGAAGGAACCGGTCGGGTTCATGCCCTCGACCTTGACGAACACCTCGCAGCCGGTGAGCGCGGACAGGCGCGGGGCCGGCAGCAGCGGCGTGCCGCCCTCGCCCAGCGTGATGACGAGCGTGCCGGCGTCGACCGGCAGCCACTGTCGGTACTCCTCGATGACGCCTCGCCAAACCATGTCCGCCAGCTCCTCTATTTCACGGGGAGGGATTATTCGGATTCCACGCGCATGACGCTGGACACGTCACGCACGAAGTCGAGCGCCCGCAGCCGGGCCACGGTCGCGGTCAGGGCCGCGTCCGGGGCCAGGTGCGTCACGATCACCAGTTGCGCGTCCAGCCCGCGGCCGGACTGCCGCACGGTGGCGATCGATACGTCCTGTTCTGCGAAGATACCGGCCACCGCCGACAGGACGCCCGGCTTGTCGTCCACGTCGAGGCTGATGTGGTAGCGGGTCCGCGCCTCGCCGACCGGCCGGACCGTGAGCCCGGCGTACGCCGACTCCCCAGGCCCGCGCGATCCGGTCACCTTGTTCCGCGCGATCGCCACCAGGTCGCCGAGCACCGCCGACGCGGTCGGGGCGCCGCCGGCGCCGGGCCCGTAGAACATCAGCTGTCCGGCCGCCTCGGACTCGATGAACACCGCGTTGTACGCCTCGCGCACTCCGGCCAGCGGATGGCTGCGCGGGATCATCGCCGGGTGCACCCGCGCCGAGACCTTGCCGGCCTCCGCGTCCACCTCGCAGATGGCCAGCAGCTTCACCACCGAGTTCATCGCCCGGGCCGAGGCGATGTCGGCGGAGGTGACCTCGGTGATGCCCTCGCGGTGCAC
This window of the Catenulispora sp. EB89 genome carries:
- the thrC gene encoding threonine synthase, yielding MVWRGVIEEYRQWLPVDAGTLVITLGEGGTPLLPAPRLSALTGCEVFVKVEGMNPTGSFKDRGMTTAISLAKQAGAEAVVCASTGNTSSSAAAYAVRGGLKPVVLVPAGKIALGKLAQALAHGATQLPVEGNFDDCLRLARELAAKYPVALVNSVNPVRLQGQKTAAFEVVDVLGDAPDIHALPVGNAGNISAYWLGYQEYAKEGQASRTPRMFGFQAAGAAPLVHGAPVEFPDTIASAIRIGNPASWDLAVAAREDSTGVIEAVTDEEILAAHRVLSAEEGVFVEPASAAGVAGILKMARAGRLEAGKRIVVTVTGHGLKDPEWAVKAAPPLPAAVPADVTAVAEALSLA
- the thrB gene encoding homoserine kinase codes for the protein MPSPVFRAAPVRVRVPATSANLGPGFDSLGLALGLYDEVMVRIADSGLRVDVAGEGADTVARDEGHLVVRAMRAAFDRLGARPPGLELVCANRIPHARGLGSSAAAICAGIVAARALTVGATLSDEEVLQLATELEGHPDNVAACLRGGFTIAWLDQAGEISDASAAAARALRVDPAPAVRAVAFVPDEGLSTEVARGLLPKLVPHADAARTAGRAALLTAALTAGRADLLLAATQDHLHQGYRAPAMPASAELIAELRAAGHAAVVSGAGPTVLVLTTEDQVQAVIAAGGKAAPAGWQAFGLAVDLAGAVSLTSTEGAGRGMDSDKGSNPRHGGL